One Ilumatobacter fluminis genomic window, CTCACCCGGTATCCGTACCGCAGCTTCCTGCTGTGGGACGTGATCGGCGGCACGCTCTGGGCGTCGTACACCTGCGTGTTCAGCTACCTGGTCGCCTCGGTGATCCAGGACAAGCCGTTGCTGTCGATCGTGGTGTCCGTGATCGTCACGACGGCCATGCTCGGCCTCCTCTACAAGCCGCTCAAGAACAGCTGGGAGTCGAGCGGCCGACAGAACGAGCCGACGGAGGCGTAGCCGACATGCCGCTCCTCGGACCGTTCGACCGGCCACTGCCGTTGCGCAGCGGGCGGTCGGGCGCCGCCGAGCCGAGACCGTCGACGTCGCCGGTCCCGACGGCGCCGGCACCCGACGACGTCATCCCGGTCGGATGTGAACGGACCGCCGCGCTCGCACGCTTCGTGACGCGGACCGTGCTCGGCGATGTCGAGACGGTCGACGCGTCGCACCACGAGCTGGTCGCCGTGTTCACCGAGGACGTCGAGGTGTGGAGCCCGTCGTTCCATCGCTGCGGACGAGAGGCGCTCATCAGTGCGTTGCGTGACCGGGACGACGCGTTGCGTCGGATCGAGGTGCGGATCACTCGGCAGATGGCCGCCGAACGGATCGCGTTCACCGAGTGGCGACTGCAGGGCATCTTCGACCGCGCCGGGTTCGTCGACGACGACGTGCTCGTCGAACCGTCGCACCGCGCCGTCGAGTCGTCGGGTGTGCTGGTCTGTGAGTTCGACGGCGAACGGGTTCGTTCGGTCCGGTGCTACTACGACGAACTCGGTTTGATGGAGGAGCTGCTGCTGGCTCCGTGAACGGTCGGCGTCTCGGTCGCTCGCTCAGGGGAGTGGCGACAACATGCCGGCTGCTCGGGCAGCGTCGACCGTCTCGGCGCGCGACGTTGTGCCGAGCTTGCGGTAGATCGACGCCGTGTGCGACTTGACCGTGTTGCGCGACACGAACAGCTCCGAGGCGATGTCGCCGAGGCTGAGGTTCGTCGGCAAGTACTGGAGCACGTTGAGCTCGGCGGTCGTGAGGGTCCAGGCCGGGTCGAGGCCGAGCTGTTCGGCAGCGGTGACCCGGGTTCGGAGGTCGTCGACGTGTGGCGTCAGCCCGTGCGGTGTGTCCTCGGGTCGCAACAGTGTCTCGGCGCGGTCGAGGTGGCGGCGCGCCGCCTTGGCGTCGCCGATGTGCAGCGAGGCGGTGGCCAGGATGACGAGGGTGTACGCCTGATACCACGCCGACACCGGTCCGAAGCCGTCGAGCAGATGGAGGCACCGGTCGATCATGGCCGTGGCGCCGTCGCGCCGGCCGGAGCGGGCCTCGTCGAGCGCCACCATCGAGACGAGGTTGGCCGACGGCGGCGTGATGTCGGGTACCGACCGTTCGAGGCGCCGGTAGGCGGCGACGGCGTTCGTCGATGCCGTCGGTGAGCCCTCGAGGAATTCGATCGTCGCCTTCATGCCGGCATTGTTGGCCTGGAGTCGGTGGACACCGGCGACCTGTGCTTCGAACGCACCGTCGTCGAGGATCGCCAGCGCTTCGGCGGTGTCGCCGTGCAGGTATCGGAAGGCGCCGAGCGCCCAACAACCAAACGATCGCCACGCCCCGCCCGGAAGCTCGCGAACGGCGGCTTCGAGTGGCGGCCTGAGCTCGGTGGTCGGCTGGAGTTCGAACGCTGCCGACAGCACGTCGGTCTGCAGGCGGAGATCGTCGGGAAGGCGGGTCCGTCCGTTGGTGTGAGCGAGGGCACGGGTCCAGCGCAACGCCGACGGGAAGTCGCCCAACTGCGTTTCGATGACGGCCGCCGTCGCGCACAGTTCTGGCCTGGCCCGAACGGCGTCGTCGCCGAGGGTCTCGAACCAACGCTGCACGGTGCGGTGTCGGCCGTCGGCGACGAACGAGCCGCCGTGCTCGGCAATGATGCCGACGCAGCGGTCGACGTCGCCCATCGTGTGGGCGAACTCGAAGACCAGGTCGACGTCGCCCTCCCGCTCCCACCAGTCGGCGGCGAGGCGATGGAGCTCGGCCCACCGCTCCGGCTGTTCACTCCGGAGCTCCCGTGAGAGCCAGTCCGCGACGAGGTGGTGGAGCCGGAACCACTCGCCGCGTTCGTCGAGTGCGTCGACCACGAACTGGCGGCGTCGGAGGCGACGGAGGTCGGATCGGCAGCCGGTTCGGCCGAGGACGTCCCCACACATGTCGGGGTGGAAGCGACCGAGGCAGGCGAGTTCCGCCAGCAAAGCCCGATCGTCGGGATCGAGCTGTTCGAGCCAGACCGACACGACGGGCTCGTCCGAGCCGGCAGGGGAGTCGAAGGTGGCGCCGCCTCGATTGGCGATCGCGAGTGCGAGTCCGGCAGGCCAGCCCTCGTACCTCGAGATCGTGGTGGCGAACGACCCGACGTCGGTGGCCGGGAGGCGGGCGTTCATCAGCGCCGTTGTCTCGGCGTCGCTGAACGCAAGCCGGTCCGACGCGAGCTCGATGGTGCCGGGGGCGAGACGCAGCGCAGTCGCCAGACCCTCCTCGAGGTCGCGACCGGCGAGCAGCAGCGTCGACTCGCCGCCGATCGCACGCGCGACGCGCTGGACGACGGCAGCGGCGGCGGGACTCCGGAGGTGGTCGACATCGTCGATGACCAGCACGAACGGTTCGTCGATCGCATCGAGCATGACGTCGAACGACTCGTGGAGCAGACCATCGTCGAGCGGCGACTCGCCGAGACCGTCGAGACCGTCGAGGGCGGCGCCGATCGAGCGCATCAAGGCGACCGGGTCGTCGTCGACCGGCTCGAGGTCGAGCCATCGGACGGACCGTCGATCGGAACGGGTCCAGCGGGCAGCGAGCGTGCTCTTCCCGTAGCCGGTCGGTGCAGCGAGGACGAGCACCCGGCCACGAGCCTCCTCGTAGACGGTGTCGAGGCGGTGGCGTTCGATCTCGCCGGCGAGCGGCTGCGGGGGCGCGAACCGTCCGCGGTCCCGAACTGCGCTCCCTGCCGTCGACGTTCCCACTCTCATTCGATGCCGTCGGCATCGTCGGCCGACGCCCGCACTGTAGTCAGCCCGGCGTCCGCCGAGAACGCTTCCGGTTCGCCCGATCGTGCAGGCGCTTCGAGCACGTCCGTTATCGCACCGAATCGTCCGATGTGTACGAGGCGTCACCCGGTCGAGCGACCTAAGGTAAGCGCCGTGCGCGGTCGGATGGCCGCGACCGAACACTCAAGGAGACATCAATGCTCGCGTACGACTACCCGCTGCTCGGCCTCTTCTGGACCATGCTCATGGTCTTCCTGTGGGTCGCCTGGCTGTTCCTGCTGTTCCGCATCTTCGCGGACATCTTCCGCTCCGGCATGGGCGGCTGGAGCAAGGCGCTGTGGTCGCTGTTCGTGATCTTCCTGCCGTTCCTCGGCGTGCTCGTCTACATCATCGCCAACGGTGACGACATGCGGAAGCGCGACATCGAGACGATGCAGCAGAACGAAGCGGCGTTCCGCAGCTACGTGCAGGACGCGGCCGGCTCGGGCGGCGGCACCGCCACCGAACTCGCCAAGCTCGCCGAACTGCGCGACAGCGGCGTGCTGTCGCCGGAAGAGTTCGAGGCCCAGAAGGCCAAGCTGCTCGCCTGATCGGCGCAGGCGAACACACTTCCGACACCAACCGAACAACCGATCCATCCACCATCCAGCCGCGGGAGCACCACGATGGTCCACGTCCACCAGTCCGACGACGACAGCGTCTCCACCCCGGCCTACGCCGGGCGGTTGGGCATGTCACCGGTGCCGAAACACCGGATGCCCGACGATTCGTCGTCACCGGAGGCGACCTACCGGATGATCCACGACGAGTTGCTGCTCGACGGCAGCTCTCGGCTCAACATGGCCACGTTCGTGACCACGTGGATGGATCCTCAAGCCGAGCTGCTCATGGCCGAGACGTTCGACAAGAACATGATCGACAAGGACGAGTATCCGCAGACCGCCGAAATCGAGCGGCGCTGCGTGAACATGGTCGCCGATCTGTTCAACGCACCGAGCGGCGGCGACGCCGTCGGTGTCTCGACCATCGGCTCGAGTGAAGCCGTCATGCTCGGCGGTCTCGCGATGAAATGGCGCTGGCGCCAGCGTCGCGAGGCCGCCGGGCTCGACGCCACACGACCCAACATGGTCCTGGGATCCAACGTCCAGGTCGTGTGGGAGAAGTTCTGCAAGTACTGGGACGTCGAGGCTCGCTACGTGCCCGTCACCGAGAACCGCTTCGTCGTCGACCCGGACGACGTGATGGCCCGGGTCGACGAGAACACGATCGGCGTCATCCCGATCCTCGGCACCACCTACACCGGTGAGTTCGAGCCGATCGAGGAGATCCACGACCGGGTCGTGGCGTACAACGCCGAACACGACCTCGACATCCCGATCCACGTCGACGCTGCCAGCGGCGGCTTCGTGGCCCCCTTCCTCCACCCCGATCTCCGGTGGGACTTCCGCCTGCCACAGGTGAAGTCGATCAACGTGTCGGGCCACAAGTACGGCCTCACGTACCCGGGCATCGGGTTCGTGGTCTGGCGCTCGAACGACGACCTCCCCGAGGATCTCGTCTTCCACGTGAACTACCTCGGTGGCGACATGCCGACGTTCACGCTCAACTTCTCGCGACCCGGCAACCAGATCGTCGGCCAGTACTACAACTTCGTGCGCCTCGGCCGCGAGGGCTACACCAAGATCATGGAGGGCTTGCGGGCGACCGCACTGCACATCTCGGCGGCCCTGCGCGACATGGACGTGTTCGACGTGGTCAGCGACGGCAGCGCGATCCCCGTGCTCGCGTTCCGGCTGCAGGGCGAGCACCCGTACACCGTGTTCCACATCTCCGACCGGCTGCGCCGCAACGGTTGGCAGGTGCCGGCGTACACGATGCCCGCCGACGCGACCGACGTCGCCGTGCTCCGGATCGTCATCCGGGAAGGCTTCGGGCTCGACCTCGCCGAGAACCTGATCGACGACATCCGCGAAGCCGTCGACTACCTCGAACAGCACCCACCACGCGAAGAAGCACCCGCCGGCTTCTCCCACACCTGACGAAACCCGACGAAGGCGTGAACAAACTGCGGAATAGTTCCGCAGTTTGTTCACGCCTTCAGCGTTCTGGTGGGGGTGAGGCGGATCGTCCCATGTGGGTGATGACCCACCCACTCGATCGGTCGTACGGTCGGGATCGACGACATGGCGGATGGGTCGCTGTGTCCTGACGACGGAGGACATCCATGACCGGAGCACCCGATCGCCACGCACGCGCCACGTTGCCGATCCCGGACGTGCCACGCCCGGGCCTGACGACGTACGACGCGAAGGATCCGGACACGTCGTACCCGCCGATCGAGCCGCTCCTGCCTCCGTCGGAGGCACCCAACGTCCTCATCGTCCTGCTCGACGACGTCGGCTTCGGGGCGTCGAGCGCCTTCGGTGGCCCGTGCCACACCCCGACGGCCGAGCGCCTCGCCCAGGGTGGCCTCCGCTTCAACCGCTTCCACACCACAGCGCTGTGCGCCCCGACCCGCCAGGCGCTGCTGACCGGCCGCAACCACCACTCCGTCGGCATGGGGTCGATCACCGAGACGGCGACGTCGGCGCCCGGCAACAACTCGCTGCGACCGAACACCAAGGCGCCGCTCGCCACCACCCTGAAGCTGAACGGCTACTCGACATCGCAGTTCGGGAAGTGCCACGAGGTGCCGGTCTGGCAGTCGTCGCCCATGGGACCGTTCGATGCGTGGCCGTCGGCCGGTGGCGGCTTCGAGTACTTCTACGGCTTCATCGGCGGCGAGAACAACCAGTACGACCCGGCGCTGTACGAGGGCACCACCCCGATCGAGCCGCCGGCGACGGAGGAGGAGGGCTACCACCTCACCGAAGACCTCGCCGACAAGGCGATCTCGTGGATCCGTCAGCAGAAGGCGCTGATGCCGAACCGGCCGTTCTTCACCTACTTCGCCCCGGGCGCCACGCACGCCCCGCACCACGTGCCCAAGGAGTGGGCCGACAAGTACGCCGGCCAGTTCGACGACGGCTGGGACGTGCAGCGCGAGCGCACGTTCGCGAAGCAGAAGGAGATGGGCGTTATCCCCGCCGACGCCGACCTCACCGAGCGTCACGACGAGATCTCGTCGTGGGACGAGATGCCCGACGCGCTCAAGCCGGTGCTCGCCCGTCAGATGGAGGTGTACGCCGGATTCCTCGAACACACCGACCATCACGTCGGCCGCGTCATCGACGCGATCGACGACCTCGGCATCCTCGACAACACGCTGATCTACTACATCATCGGCGACAACGGCGCCTCCGCCGAGGGCACCATGAACGGGGCCTTCAACGAGATGGCCAACTTCAACGGCATGGCGGCGCTCGAGACGCCCGAGTTCATGCTGTCGAAGATGGACGAGTTCGGGTCGCCCGACTCGTACAACCACTTCTCGGTCGGCTGGGCGTGGGCGATGAACACCCCGTTCCAGTGGACCAAGCAGGTCGCCTCGCACTGGGGTGGCACCCGCAACGGCACGATCGTGCACTGGCCGGACGGGATCGACGATCCGGGCGGCCTCCGCGAGCAGTTCACCCACGTGATCGACGTCGCCCC contains:
- a CDS encoding nuclear transport factor 2 family protein — protein: MPLLGPFDRPLPLRSGRSGAAEPRPSTSPVPTAPAPDDVIPVGCERTAALARFVTRTVLGDVETVDASHHELVAVFTEDVEVWSPSFHRCGREALISALRDRDDALRRIEVRITRQMAAERIAFTEWRLQGIFDRAGFVDDDVLVEPSHRAVESSGVLVCEFDGERVRSVRCYYDELGLMEELLLAP
- a CDS encoding LuxR family transcriptional regulator; the protein is MRVGTSTAGSAVRDRGRFAPPQPLAGEIERHRLDTVYEEARGRVLVLAAPTGYGKSTLAARWTRSDRRSVRWLDLEPVDDDPVALMRSIGAALDGLDGLGESPLDDGLLHESFDVMLDAIDEPFVLVIDDVDHLRSPAAAAVVQRVARAIGGESTLLLAGRDLEEGLATALRLAPGTIELASDRLAFSDAETTALMNARLPATDVGSFATTISRYEGWPAGLALAIANRGGATFDSPAGSDEPVVSVWLEQLDPDDRALLAELACLGRFHPDMCGDVLGRTGCRSDLRRLRRRQFVVDALDERGEWFRLHHLVADWLSRELRSEQPERWAELHRLAADWWEREGDVDLVFEFAHTMGDVDRCVGIIAEHGGSFVADGRHRTVQRWFETLGDDAVRARPELCATAAVIETQLGDFPSALRWTRALAHTNGRTRLPDDLRLQTDVLSAAFELQPTTELRPPLEAAVRELPGGAWRSFGCWALGAFRYLHGDTAEALAILDDGAFEAQVAGVHRLQANNAGMKATIEFLEGSPTASTNAVAAYRRLERSVPDITPPSANLVSMVALDEARSGRRDGATAMIDRCLHLLDGFGPVSAWYQAYTLVILATASLHIGDAKAARRHLDRAETLLRPEDTPHGLTPHVDDLRTRVTAAEQLGLDPAWTLTTAELNVLQYLPTNLSLGDIASELFVSRNTVKSHTASIYRKLGTTSRAETVDAARAAGMLSPLP
- a CDS encoding SHOCT domain-containing protein; translation: MLAYDYPLLGLFWTMLMVFLWVAWLFLLFRIFADIFRSGMGGWSKALWSLFVIFLPFLGVLVYIIANGDDMRKRDIETMQQNEAAFRSYVQDAAGSGGGTATELAKLAELRDSGVLSPEEFEAQKAKLLA
- a CDS encoding glutamate decarboxylase, giving the protein MVHVHQSDDDSVSTPAYAGRLGMSPVPKHRMPDDSSSPEATYRMIHDELLLDGSSRLNMATFVTTWMDPQAELLMAETFDKNMIDKDEYPQTAEIERRCVNMVADLFNAPSGGDAVGVSTIGSSEAVMLGGLAMKWRWRQRREAAGLDATRPNMVLGSNVQVVWEKFCKYWDVEARYVPVTENRFVVDPDDVMARVDENTIGVIPILGTTYTGEFEPIEEIHDRVVAYNAEHDLDIPIHVDAASGGFVAPFLHPDLRWDFRLPQVKSINVSGHKYGLTYPGIGFVVWRSNDDLPEDLVFHVNYLGGDMPTFTLNFSRPGNQIVGQYYNFVRLGREGYTKIMEGLRATALHISAALRDMDVFDVVSDGSAIPVLAFRLQGEHPYTVFHISDRLRRNGWQVPAYTMPADATDVAVLRIVIREGFGLDLAENLIDDIREAVDYLEQHPPREEAPAGFSHT
- a CDS encoding arylsulfatase, with product MTGAPDRHARATLPIPDVPRPGLTTYDAKDPDTSYPPIEPLLPPSEAPNVLIVLLDDVGFGASSAFGGPCHTPTAERLAQGGLRFNRFHTTALCAPTRQALLTGRNHHSVGMGSITETATSAPGNNSLRPNTKAPLATTLKLNGYSTSQFGKCHEVPVWQSSPMGPFDAWPSAGGGFEYFYGFIGGENNQYDPALYEGTTPIEPPATEEEGYHLTEDLADKAISWIRQQKALMPNRPFFTYFAPGATHAPHHVPKEWADKYAGQFDDGWDVQRERTFAKQKEMGVIPADADLTERHDEISSWDEMPDALKPVLARQMEVYAGFLEHTDHHVGRVIDAIDDLGILDNTLIYYIIGDNGASAEGTMNGAFNEMANFNGMAALETPEFMLSKMDEFGSPDSYNHFSVGWAWAMNTPFQWTKQVASHWGGTRNGTIVHWPDGIDDPGGLREQFTHVIDVAPTVLEAAGLPQPTFVNGVQQSPIEGTSMLYAFKGADADERHDLQYFEMFGNRGIYHKGWSAVTKHKTPWILVGGQLPDFDDDVWELYDGNSDFSQANDLVAEHPELLHKLQRLWLIEAVKYNVLPMDDRSGERVNPELAGRPTLVHGNTQLFFPGMGRLSENSVVSIKNKSFSITAELEVPDDGLRGVVIAQGGKFGGWAVFADEGKLAFDYNVLGIQLFATRSDSVLPTGKHQVRMEFAYDGGGLAKGGDVTLYCDGEQIGAGRVDATQPMIFSADETTDIGYESGTTVSPSYTAATSKLNGKLHWVQLDVGVDDHDHFIDPEERYRIAVARQ